In Bos indicus isolate NIAB-ARS_2022 breed Sahiwal x Tharparkar chromosome 2, NIAB-ARS_B.indTharparkar_mat_pri_1.0, whole genome shotgun sequence, a single genomic region encodes these proteins:
- the SRARP gene encoding steroid receptor-associated and regulated protein → MAAVTAPSEDTRDPSARPGGLEANLETSSEKLPAEWTNTRTTGAGPTLRQHEPPALCSLPSGRPARRQKAVPGAHLTFVIDCARGKQISLAAPPGPPRTPGPNPGPAVPPMKTYILLCGEKQSSNLTLEAPLSRGGLAQAGGPCRGTTAPASPPASPEGLAEAPEAKGSPVKAVSSRSSAWGTVIGSLKALSSCVCAQAD, encoded by the exons ATGGCAGCAGTCACGGCCCCCTCAGAAGACACCAGAGACCCGAGTGCCCGCCCTGGGGGCCTTGAGGCGAACCTGGAGACCAGCTCAG aAAAACTCCCCGCTGAGTGGACGAACACGCGAACCACTGGAGCCGGCCCCACGCTGCGCCAGCACGAACCTCCAGCCCTCTGCTCCCTTCCAAGTGGAAGGCCGGCGCGCCGGCAGAAGGCCGTCCCCGGAGCCCACCTGACCTTCGTCATCGACTGTGCGCGAGGGAAGCAGATCTCCCTGGCAGCACCCCCAGGGCCACCCCGCACCCCTGGTCCCAACCCGGGACCTGCCGTCCCTCCGATGAAGACCTACATCTTGTTATGCGGAGAAAAGCAGTCCTCCAACCTGACTCTGGAGGCTCCGCTAAGTAGGGGGGGCCTTGCCCAGGCCGGGGGGCCTTGCAGAGGGACTACGGCCCCAGCTTCCCCCCCAGCCAGCCCCGAAGGCCTTGCGGAGGCTCCTGAAGCCAAGGGGAGCCCCGTGAAGGCCGTGTCCTCGAGGTCCTCCGCGTGGGGAACGGTCATCGGCTCCCTCAAGGCCCTCTCCTCCTGCGTCTGCGCACAGGCGGATTGA